One genomic segment of Coffea arabica cultivar ET-39 chromosome 6e, Coffea Arabica ET-39 HiFi, whole genome shotgun sequence includes these proteins:
- the LOC113695276 gene encoding protein APEM9-like isoform X2 — protein MAVVCGAKASTWEGIERSESYLVSCMFEEAASLASLIIRNLMRENHQNGNVDNDSNENELHDMLESSGMVFVQSMKELARTFEILKELKHLFGSVAAIPVQVLVTGVCFQISEGTSSDVEGYLKEFLSKWIYKDEGYYFSVEADGEEPDRRFSLGVDEYLEVVDLYVMTCLGMVLRDIDSAISWVEKASLPEDKRQELLRRLNSMNASKATSSSQAPVSSLHADKHGVESKNSSKNLEPGHVASKENSVKETILKLSGRGAPCFWWFQNTTVKFGNFRLNLSNGNILLGCILLFMCYFLKRKQASLKRKQALSVKKGLVDLWQLAFSYQVNPLAAVQPLPAATRGSL, from the exons ATGGCTGTAGTTTGTGGTGCAAAAGCATCTACTTGGGAAGGAATTGAGCGTTCGGAAAG TTACTTGGTGAGTTGTATGTTCGAGGAAGCGGCTTCGTTGGCTTCCTTAATTATCAGGAACTTGATGCGTGAGAATCATCAAAATGGAAATGTTGACAATGACAGTAATGAGAATGAATTGCATGACATGTTGGAGTCATCTGGTATGGTGTTTGTTCAGTCCATGAAGGAACTTGCAAG GACCTTCGAAATTCTGAAGGAGCTCAAACATCTATTTGGTTCAGTAGCTGCCATCCCTGTGCAAGTTTTGGTTACTGG TGTTTGTTTTCAGATATCAGAAGGCACATCTTCTGATGTTGAAGGATATCTTAAGGAGTTCCTCAGCAAATGGATTTACAAGGATGAAGGGTATTATTTTTCGGTAGAAGCTGATGGTGAAGAACCTGACAGACGATTTTCTCTTGGTGTTGATGAGTACCTGGAAGTTGTTGACCTCTATGTGATGACATGTCTTGGGATGGTTTTGAGAGACATCGACTCTGCAATATCTTGGGTTGAGAAGGCTTCTCTACCTGAGGATAAGCGACAG GAACTTTTGAGGCGACTGAACTCTATGAATGCTTCGAAGGCAACCAGTTCATCACAGGCTCCTGTCTCATCTCTGCATGCAGATAAACATGGAGTTGAATCAAAGAACTCTTCGAAGAATTTGGAACCTGGACACGTAGCCAGCAAAGAGAACTCTGTAAAAGAAACAATTCTGAAATTGTCTGGGCGGGGAGCACCATGCTTCTGGTGGTTCCAAAATACCACTGTGAAGTTTGGAAATTTTAGGTTGAATCTATCAAATGGAAACATCTTGCTGGGCTGCATTTTGTTGTTCATGTGCTATTTTCTAAAGAGGAAACAAGCTTCTTTAAAGAG GAAGCAAGCGTTGTCTGTTAAAAAGGGTTTGGTGGACTTATGGCAACTTGCATTCTCTTATCAGGTGAACCCTCTAGCAGCTGTTCAACCTCTTCCTGCTGCAACTCGTGGGAGCCTGTAA
- the LOC113695276 gene encoding protein APEM9-like isoform X1, protein MAVVCGAKASTWEGIERSESYLVSCMFEEAASLASLIIRNLMRENHQNGNVDNDSNENELHDMLESSGMVFVQSMKELARTFEILKELKHLFGSVAAIPVQVLVTGVCFQISEGTSSDVEGYLKEFLSKWIYKDEGYYFSVEADGEEPDRRFSLGVDEYLEVVDLYVMTCLGMVLRDIDSAISWVEKASLPEDKRQELLRRLNSMNASKATSSSQAPVSSLHADKHGVESKNSSKNLEPGHVASKENSVKETILKLSGRGAPCFWWFQNTTVKFGNFRLNLSNGNILLGCILLFMCYFLKRKQASLKRVLRKQALSVKKGLVDLWQLAFSYQVNPLAAVQPLPAATRGSL, encoded by the exons ATGGCTGTAGTTTGTGGTGCAAAAGCATCTACTTGGGAAGGAATTGAGCGTTCGGAAAG TTACTTGGTGAGTTGTATGTTCGAGGAAGCGGCTTCGTTGGCTTCCTTAATTATCAGGAACTTGATGCGTGAGAATCATCAAAATGGAAATGTTGACAATGACAGTAATGAGAATGAATTGCATGACATGTTGGAGTCATCTGGTATGGTGTTTGTTCAGTCCATGAAGGAACTTGCAAG GACCTTCGAAATTCTGAAGGAGCTCAAACATCTATTTGGTTCAGTAGCTGCCATCCCTGTGCAAGTTTTGGTTACTGG TGTTTGTTTTCAGATATCAGAAGGCACATCTTCTGATGTTGAAGGATATCTTAAGGAGTTCCTCAGCAAATGGATTTACAAGGATGAAGGGTATTATTTTTCGGTAGAAGCTGATGGTGAAGAACCTGACAGACGATTTTCTCTTGGTGTTGATGAGTACCTGGAAGTTGTTGACCTCTATGTGATGACATGTCTTGGGATGGTTTTGAGAGACATCGACTCTGCAATATCTTGGGTTGAGAAGGCTTCTCTACCTGAGGATAAGCGACAG GAACTTTTGAGGCGACTGAACTCTATGAATGCTTCGAAGGCAACCAGTTCATCACAGGCTCCTGTCTCATCTCTGCATGCAGATAAACATGGAGTTGAATCAAAGAACTCTTCGAAGAATTTGGAACCTGGACACGTAGCCAGCAAAGAGAACTCTGTAAAAGAAACAATTCTGAAATTGTCTGGGCGGGGAGCACCATGCTTCTGGTGGTTCCAAAATACCACTGTGAAGTTTGGAAATTTTAGGTTGAATCTATCAAATGGAAACATCTTGCTGGGCTGCATTTTGTTGTTCATGTGCTATTTTCTAAAGAGGAAACAAGCTTCTTTAAAGAG GGTTCTCAGGAAGCAAGCGTTGTCTGTTAAAAAGGGTTTGGTGGACTTATGGCAACTTGCATTCTCTTATCAGGTGAACCCTCTAGCAGCTGTTCAACCTCTTCCTGCTGCAACTCGTGGGAGCCTGTAA